One genomic segment of Alphaproteobacteria bacterium HT1-32 includes these proteins:
- a CDS encoding DUF3830 family protein: protein MSDKNLAIEFTAHKKTFPIILDWEATPITSKTLWTALAKPVSMTAFHAMFAGPEIMMGLPEEAHSFDPTTIPNENQTCFPGPGDCLWYYQGKYQMKGLPDELWEIGIFYDDGGRTFGPLGWTPVNIFGKIGGDLDDFAATCRAIRVDGAKDVMLRQA from the coding sequence ATGTCCGACAAGAATTTGGCGATCGAATTCACCGCCCACAAAAAGACCTTCCCGATCATTCTCGACTGGGAAGCAACACCGATCACGTCGAAAACCCTCTGGACTGCGCTGGCCAAGCCGGTCTCGATGACGGCCTTCCATGCCATGTTTGCCGGCCCGGAAATCATGATGGGCCTGCCGGAAGAGGCCCACAGCTTTGACCCGACGACAATTCCCAACGAAAATCAGACCTGTTTTCCGGGACCGGGCGACTGTCTCTGGTATTATCAGGGCAAGTACCAGATGAAAGGTCTGCCTGATGAACTGTGGGAAATCGGTATTTTCTATGATGATGGCGGCCGCACCTTTGGCCCGCTTGGATGGACCCCGGTCAATATTTTCGGCAAGATCGGCGGTGACCTTGATGATTTTGCCGCAACCTGCCGTGCTATCCGGGTGGATGGTGCAAAGGACGTGATGCTGCGCCAGGCATAG
- a CDS encoding ureidoglycolate hydrolase — protein MNVAAPVYIFDPAEKPSLPLFDVPLVEATDDNVREYGRMVDDPADCDVEIVRWPAQGWRPVDEDSGDEGGVTEGIFYGNWRGDVLYGSNEAVGGNYVLGWSTDPQAASAERQTTPREKVLLWHLNYHPDGGQMFFPLDNKPFVVPVALPGDDLTPDKLIAFRCDGSRGLYIHPGIWHEGIFPVTDNQRFLDRQGRVHARISCDVGAEFGVYLSVPLR, from the coding sequence ATGAATGTCGCGGCCCCCGTTTATATCTTCGACCCTGCCGAAAAACCCAGCCTGCCGCTGTTTGATGTACCGCTTGTCGAAGCGACGGACGACAACGTCAGGGAATATGGCCGCATGGTTGATGACCCGGCGGATTGCGATGTCGAGATCGTCCGCTGGCCGGCACAAGGCTGGCGTCCGGTGGACGAGGACAGCGGCGATGAAGGGGGTGTGACAGAGGGCATCTTCTACGGAAACTGGCGGGGTGATGTGCTCTATGGCTCCAATGAGGCGGTTGGCGGAAACTATGTTCTGGGCTGGTCAACCGATCCGCAGGCTGCTTCTGCCGAACGCCAGACCACCCCGCGTGAGAAAGTCCTGCTCTGGCACCTCAATTATCACCCTGATGGCGGACAGATGTTTTTCCCGCTGGATAACAAGCCATTTGTCGTACCCGTCGCCCTGCCCGGCGACGACCTGACCCCGGACAAACTGATCGCCTTTCGCTGTGACGGATCACGCGGACTCTATATCCATCCCGGTATCTGGCATGAGGGAATTTTTCCGGTGACGGACAACCAGCGATTCCTCGACAGGCAGGGCCGGGTACATGCCCGGATCAGCTGCGATGTCGGTGCGGAATTCGGCGTCTATCTGTCCGTACCCTTACGGTAG
- a CDS encoding AAA family ATPase, with translation MNAPSPASVASAGPADRYLIANATSDETTVLLNREFERRGWPARALPGDWRGLLMSVPDQTASLLLIADLCDVENPAQAFDEIAAGCPDGASVIVIGDRNDARLCRSLLAAGADDYLVAPVREEDLTDAIESVLAMDSNLVARARPDKPSDRARIIAVTGARGGVGATTVAVNLAWLLAHEQSRRVAIVDLDLGYGTVALSLDLEAGRGLEEALANPERIDGLFLDRAMVKSSDRLAVLGGGETDTADIYDATGLRALLEQLSGQVDDIIIDLPRQGRVLRDAGLAVADRSLIVSDLTIAGLRDSVRLIRMAADRGAGSVDVVVNRQGARRRGEMPLKTFVKGIGREPVACLAEDVRIAEAGMAGAPIARQSGGRKSLLRFRHLITALSPVAAPVSRGLFGLGRVKPA, from the coding sequence ATGAATGCTCCATCCCCCGCCAGCGTTGCCTCTGCCGGACCTGCTGACCGGTATCTGATTGCCAATGCCACCAGCGACGAAACCACGGTGCTGCTGAACCGGGAGTTTGAGCGTCGTGGCTGGCCGGCCCGTGCCCTGCCCGGTGACTGGCGCGGATTGCTGATGTCTGTCCCGGACCAGACAGCAAGCCTGCTGCTGATTGCCGACCTCTGTGATGTTGAAAACCCCGCGCAGGCTTTTGACGAGATCGCTGCGGGCTGTCCCGATGGCGCGTCGGTGATCGTCATCGGGGACCGCAACGATGCCCGTCTCTGCCGGTCCCTGCTGGCAGCGGGCGCGGATGATTATCTGGTTGCCCCGGTACGCGAAGAAGACCTGACGGATGCGATTGAGTCGGTGCTGGCGATGGATAGCAATCTGGTCGCCCGGGCACGGCCCGACAAACCGTCAGACCGCGCCCGTATCATTGCGGTGACGGGGGCTCGCGGCGGCGTCGGGGCAACCACGGTCGCGGTCAACCTGGCCTGGCTGCTGGCCCATGAACAGTCGCGGCGGGTAGCGATTGTGGATCTGGACCTTGGTTATGGTACCGTGGCCCTGTCGCTTGATCTGGAAGCCGGTCGCGGGCTGGAAGAGGCGCTGGCAAACCCCGAACGGATTGACGGGCTGTTTCTGGACCGTGCGATGGTGAAATCGTCTGACCGGCTGGCGGTGCTGGGGGGTGGCGAGACGGATACAGCGGATATTTATGACGCAACCGGTCTGCGGGCGCTGCTGGAACAACTGTCCGGTCAGGTCGATGACATCATCATTGATCTGCCGCGACAGGGGCGGGTCTTGCGGGATGCGGGCCTTGCCGTGGCTGACCGCAGCCTGATCGTCAGCGACCTGACGATTGCCGGATTGCGCGACAGTGTGCGGCTGATCCGGATGGCCGCAGACCGGGGAGCCGGATCGGTTGATGTGGTCGTTAACCGGCAGGGTGCCCGGCGCCGGGGCGAGATGCCGCTGAAAACCTTCGTGAAGGGGATCGGTCGCGAACCGGTTGCCTGTCTGGCTGAGGATGTCCGTATTGCCGAAGCAGGGATGGCGGGTGCCCCGATTGCCCGGCAATCCGGTGGCCGGAAATCGCTGCTGCGGTTTCGTCACCTGATCACGGCCCTTTCACCCGTGGCGGCACCGGTGAGCAGGGGGCTGTTCGGTCTGGGTCGGGTGAAACCGGCATGA
- a CDS encoding type II and III secretion system protein family protein, which yields MTARYIIAAFLTAAFLTGLTVAMDPAFGASVVAPEGEPLLIEVHKGKLVRLPAPASTVFVADPEIADVQIKSPTLLYVFARRAGETSLFAVDSRDRVLAGLPITVTHNVARLRRAIFDLSPQSDVSVDSLNGNLVLSGKVASALEAENLRGLASSFVGDPAQIINRMSIDAATQVNLRVRVAEMSRDVTKTFGINWDAIYSAGAFSFGLATGNPVFAAGSFLSRTPSQSTNFNTFGRFSKGNLDLNILLDAMDTEGLISILAEPNLTAKSGEPASFLAGGEFPILVPESNGRVSVTFKQFGVSLGFTPTILGDRISLKVRPEVSQLSNAGAIQFNGFSVPALTTRRAETTVDVASGQSFAIAGLLQNNINDSVSQFPGLGEVPVLGALFRSDQFSREETELVIIVTPYLVKPVSSPAGVASPLDGYAAPRDRDRLIDGAAHDVRITAPTLASPAGFKLTD from the coding sequence ATGACCGCCAGATATATTATAGCGGCTTTTCTGACGGCGGCGTTCCTGACCGGACTGACCGTTGCGATGGACCCGGCATTTGGTGCCAGTGTTGTTGCTCCGGAAGGAGAGCCGCTGCTGATTGAAGTCCATAAGGGCAAGCTGGTTCGGCTGCCGGCCCCGGCATCCACCGTATTTGTTGCCGATCCTGAAATTGCCGATGTGCAGATCAAGTCACCGACCCTGCTTTATGTCTTTGCCAGGCGGGCCGGAGAGACCAGCCTGTTCGCAGTCGACAGTCGCGACCGGGTGCTGGCGGGATTGCCGATCACGGTAACCCACAATGTTGCGCGGCTGCGGCGGGCGATCTTCGATCTGTCACCGCAATCGGATGTCAGTGTCGATTCCCTGAATGGCAATCTGGTGCTGTCCGGCAAGGTTGCCTCGGCGCTGGAGGCGGAAAACCTGCGTGGTCTTGCCAGCAGCTTTGTCGGCGACCCGGCGCAGATCATCAACCGCATGTCCATTGATGCCGCGACGCAGGTCAACCTTCGGGTGCGGGTCGCCGAGATGAGCCGGGATGTCACCAAGACTTTCGGAATCAACTGGGATGCGATTTACAGCGCCGGTGCCTTTTCGTTCGGCCTGGCGACCGGCAACCCGGTTTTTGCTGCGGGATCCTTCCTCAGCCGAACGCCCAGCCAGTCGACGAATTTCAATACTTTCGGCCGTTTCTCGAAAGGTAATCTGGATCTGAATATTCTGCTGGATGCGATGGATACGGAAGGTCTGATTTCGATCCTGGCTGAACCGAACCTGACAGCGAAATCTGGTGAACCGGCAAGCTTTCTGGCCGGGGGCGAGTTTCCGATTCTGGTGCCGGAAAGCAATGGCCGGGTTTCCGTGACGTTCAAGCAGTTCGGGGTTTCGCTGGGGTTCACTCCGACCATTCTGGGTGACCGGATCAGCCTGAAGGTCCGGCCCGAGGTCAGCCAGCTTTCCAATGCCGGTGCGATTCAGTTCAACGGCTTTTCCGTACCCGCCCTGACGACCCGCCGGGCAGAAACGACGGTGGATGTTGCCTCCGGGCAGAGCTTCGCCATCGCCGGGCTGTTGCAGAACAATATCAATGATTCCGTCTCGCAGTTTCCGGGGCTGGGTGAGGTGCCGGTGCTGGGCGCGCTGTTCCGGTCTGACCAGTTCAGCCGCGAGGAGACGGAACTGGTGATTATCGTCACCCCTTATCTGGTGAAACCGGTCTCGTCCCCGGCCGGGGTGGCCAGTCCGCTGGACGGATATGCGGCCCCGCGGGACCGCGACCGGCTGATCGACGGGGCTGCCCATGATGTGCGGATCACGGCACCGACGCTGGCTTCACCCGCCGGATTTAAACTTACGGACTGA
- a CDS encoding LysR family transcriptional regulator, with amino-acid sequence MNVKALRAFCLVMRHGNLVGASEDMNLSQPAVSRLISGLEASLHLTLFHRDKRSLRPTYQGRAFFREASRILSGIERLPDIAREIHSGRNEHLRVVAMSRMANTVAAPAAGLFARRYPDVPLTIEMYHRRDMERWLARREFDLGLEPLPVDNPGLRVTPLCRGTAVAVIPEGWDIARQDVVTIEELASRPLIALMPDTLLQGQTDAMFANAGLQAITRMRVSSSALACSLAGEGLGYAITDPFTANLHRERVVELPVLPAFRMDFGVVWPLDTEPTPTALAFSDCVRDVVKRVGRGVTLLRGDDPPVPL; translated from the coding sequence ATGAACGTCAAGGCTCTCAGGGCTTTCTGTCTGGTGATGCGTCACGGCAATCTGGTCGGTGCGTCGGAGGATATGAATCTCAGCCAGCCGGCAGTCAGCCGGCTGATAAGCGGTCTGGAGGCGAGCCTGCATCTGACGCTGTTCCATCGCGATAAGCGCAGCCTGCGTCCGACCTATCAGGGCCGCGCCTTTTTTCGCGAAGCCTCGCGCATTCTGTCAGGGATCGAAAGACTGCCGGATATTGCCCGCGAAATTCATTCCGGCCGGAACGAGCATCTGCGGGTTGTCGCCATGTCGCGGATGGCCAACACGGTTGCAGCACCTGCTGCCGGACTGTTTGCGCGGCGCTATCCCGACGTTCCGCTGACCATCGAGATGTATCACCGCCGGGATATGGAACGATGGCTTGCCCGGCGCGAGTTTGATCTCGGGCTGGAACCTCTGCCTGTAGACAATCCCGGTCTTCGGGTTACGCCGCTTTGCCGGGGGACGGCGGTCGCTGTCATTCCGGAAGGCTGGGACATTGCCCGTCAGGATGTGGTGACCATTGAGGAACTGGCATCCCGTCCCCTGATCGCACTGATGCCGGATACGTTGTTGCAGGGGCAAACCGATGCGATGTTCGCCAATGCCGGGTTACAGGCGATCACGCGGATGCGGGTCTCTTCATCCGCGCTTGCCTGCTCGCTTGCAGGGGAAGGGCTGGGTTATGCGATTACCGATCCCTTTACCGCCAATCTGCACCGGGAACGCGTGGTCGAGCTGCCGGTTCTGCCGGCCTTCCGCATGGATTTCGGGGTGGTCTGGCCACTTGATACGGAACCGACACCAACCGCACTGGCCTTCAGCGATTGCGTGAGAGATGTGGTCAAACGGGTGGGCCGGGGGGTGACTCTTCTGCGCGGGGATGATCCGCCCGTACCGTTATGA
- a CDS encoding type II secretion system F family protein: protein MNFADYLPAAFGPDDFAVLMAAFGALSAMVVVWRALLMRDPSARRIRAVAGERAALRAKRLDPVAADRRFGGLKEESLGLMRRVIERFNLRRSEQGRTAEFRLARAGWRSRDAMVAYLFFRLSLPFAFGVLAVSAIYLLEVYPVKPAFRPAICFTAVIFGYLLPGLIVKNQGDKREQALRKALPDGLDLLVICAEAGLSLDAALARVAREIAPSTPELAEEIALTAAELSFLPDRRKALQNLTLRAPMPEVSGLVNTLIQTERYGTPLTRSLRVLAAEFRNERLMRAEAKAARLPATLTLPLILFILPPLFIVLIGPAIIQAIDAFAKM from the coding sequence ATGAATTTTGCCGATTACCTGCCCGCGGCTTTCGGCCCGGATGACTTTGCGGTCCTGATGGCGGCTTTCGGGGCGCTGTCGGCGATGGTGGTGGTCTGGCGGGCATTGCTGATGCGTGACCCGTCGGCCCGGCGTATCCGGGCGGTGGCGGGGGAGCGTGCCGCATTACGGGCAAAGCGTCTTGACCCTGTTGCCGCAGACCGCCGGTTCGGGGGGCTGAAGGAGGAAAGTCTCGGCCTGATGCGCCGGGTGATCGAACGCTTCAACCTGCGCCGGTCGGAACAGGGCAGGACGGCTGAGTTCCGGCTGGCCCGGGCGGGCTGGCGCTCCCGCGATGCCATGGTCGCCTATCTGTTCTTTCGTCTCAGCCTGCCCTTTGCTTTCGGTGTACTGGCGGTCAGTGCGATCTATCTGCTGGAGGTCTATCCCGTCAAACCGGCTTTTCGACCGGCGATCTGCTTCACGGCGGTGATCTTTGGCTATCTGCTGCCCGGCCTGATTGTGAAAAATCAGGGCGACAAGCGGGAGCAGGCCCTGCGCAAGGCGCTGCCGGACGGGCTGGACCTGCTGGTTATCTGTGCCGAGGCGGGACTCAGTCTGGATGCCGCGCTGGCCCGGGTGGCCCGTGAAATCGCCCCTTCTACGCCGGAACTGGCAGAGGAAATCGCCCTGACGGCTGCCGAACTGTCATTCCTGCCAGACCGGCGAAAGGCCCTGCAAAACCTGACCCTGCGGGCACCGATGCCGGAAGTCTCCGGACTGGTCAATACCCTGATCCAGACCGAACGCTACGGCACACCGCTGACCCGGTCGCTGCGTGTGCTGGCGGCGGAATTCCGGAACGAACGGCTGATGCGGGCAGAGGCGAAGGCGGCACGTCTGCCGGCAACCCTGACCCTGCCGCTGATCCTGTTCATCCTGCCGCCCCTGTTCATCGTGCTGATCGGTCCGGCGATCATCCAGGCCATTGATGCGTTTGCGAAGATGTAG
- a CDS encoding pilus assembly protein TadB, translating to MTPAMSEDLMLMAMIALATMAVMLLGYVIWQGVAGSERRLRRRIAAARGERQMQVQTLASVRRDDGEGSGHPLLQALSQMMPRRENLKLRLSASGIRLTPVGYLIASLTVATGMLLFLIFWAGLAVPLAIPGAVAAGFALPHAVVGFLISRRRSKFAARFPDAIDLIVRSLKSGLPVTEAMMAVAREMDDPIGTEFGKVCDAVRLGKPLEKALWSMADRLESTEVKFFVISLSIQQETGGNLAETLDNLSDIIRRRRQMKLKVAAMSSEAKASAIIIGSLPFAMFTILYVINPDYVTLLLTDVRGMIMTGVGLSMVGMGVAVMTKMVRFEI from the coding sequence ATGACCCCGGCGATGTCTGAAGACCTGATGCTGATGGCGATGATCGCGCTGGCAACGATGGCGGTGATGTTGCTGGGCTATGTGATCTGGCAGGGAGTGGCTGGCAGTGAACGGCGGTTGCGCCGTCGCATTGCTGCCGCCCGGGGCGAACGCCAGATGCAGGTACAGACGCTGGCCAGCGTTCGCCGTGATGACGGTGAGGGAAGCGGCCACCCCCTGTTACAGGCACTGTCGCAGATGATGCCCCGGCGGGAAAATCTGAAGCTGCGGCTTTCTGCCTCCGGCATTCGTCTGACCCCGGTCGGCTATCTGATTGCTTCCCTGACGGTGGCGACGGGGATGTTGCTGTTCCTGATCTTCTGGGCCGGACTGGCTGTGCCGCTGGCGATACCCGGCGCCGTGGCGGCGGGGTTTGCTCTGCCGCATGCCGTGGTGGGTTTTCTGATCAGCCGCCGCCGGTCGAAATTTGCCGCTCGGTTTCCGGATGCCATTGATCTGATTGTACGCAGCCTGAAATCGGGTCTGCCGGTGACGGAAGCAATGATGGCCGTGGCCCGTGAAATGGACGACCCCATCGGCACCGAATTCGGCAAGGTCTGCGACGCTGTCCGGCTGGGCAAGCCGCTGGAGAAAGCGCTCTGGTCGATGGCTGACCGGCTGGAATCGACGGAGGTGAAATTTTTTGTCATCAGCCTGTCGATCCAGCAGGAGACCGGGGGCAATCTGGCCGAGACACTGGATAACCTGTCCGACATCATTCGCCGTCGCCGCCAGATGAAGCTGAAGGTCGCCGCCATGTCGTCCGAGGCAAAGGCATCCGCGATCATCATCGGCTCGCTGCCCTTTGCCATGTTTACCATTCTGTATGTCATCAATCCGGATTACGTGACCCTGCTGCTGACCGATGTCCGGGGCATGATCATGACCGGGGTCGGCCTGTCGATGGTGGGGATGGGGGTTGCGGTGATGACAAAGATGGTACGGTTCGAGATATGA
- a CDS encoding CpaF family protein, producing the protein MAGAPSSRAALASEVDNIAIENGVRLDGMDRRNLVTMLMRSLEQTAPDLLNAAKANGRATIETARLTIQPLLMERMDAAAATKMERADLAVQVSDLVGEILVEERIQLNRAEQDGLVELMLDEMLGLGPLEPLLADEAVTDIMVNGANQIYVERGGKLTLADVRFRDNRHVMSVAARIVSRVGRRVDETSPLVDARLPDGSRVNIIIPPLAIDGPSISIRKFAKQKITLDRMVGIGSVSDRMATVLKIASRCRLNVLISGGTGSGKTTMLNALSQMIDAGERIVTIEDAAELQLQQPHVVRLETRPANLEGQGEITQRELVKNALRMRPDRIILGEIRAGEALDMLQAMNTGHDGSMCTLHANRPREALVRLENMVAMSGVKLPNEAVRAQIAGAVNLIVQVSRMRDGKRRVTHVTEVVGMEGEVVTTQDLFTFEFTGEASDGTLTGEFRPTGLRPAFATRAAYFGLERSLMEVLA; encoded by the coding sequence ATGGCGGGTGCGCCGTCTTCAAGGGCAGCGCTGGCATCGGAAGTCGACAATATTGCGATTGAAAACGGTGTCCGGCTGGACGGGATGGACCGGCGCAATCTGGTCACCATGCTGATGCGGTCACTGGAACAGACCGCACCAGACCTGCTGAATGCAGCGAAAGCCAATGGACGGGCGACAATCGAGACGGCACGGCTGACCATCCAGCCCCTGCTGATGGAGCGGATGGATGCCGCGGCGGCAACGAAGATGGAACGGGCCGATCTGGCCGTTCAGGTGTCGGATCTGGTCGGCGAGATACTGGTGGAAGAACGCATCCAGCTGAACCGGGCTGAACAGGACGGCCTGGTCGAACTGATGCTGGACGAGATGCTTGGGCTGGGTCCGCTGGAGCCGCTGCTGGCGGATGAGGCGGTGACCGACATCATGGTCAATGGTGCGAACCAGATTTACGTTGAGCGGGGCGGCAAACTGACACTGGCGGATGTGCGGTTTCGCGACAACCGGCATGTGATGAGTGTCGCCGCCCGCATTGTCAGCCGGGTCGGCCGCCGGGTCGACGAGACCTCGCCGCTGGTCGATGCCCGCCTGCCGGACGGCAGCCGGGTGAATATCATCATCCCGCCGCTGGCGATTGACGGGCCTTCGATTTCGATCCGGAAATTCGCCAAACAGAAGATCACCCTCGACCGGATGGTGGGGATTGGCAGTGTCTCTGATCGCATGGCGACGGTGCTGAAAATCGCCTCGCGCTGTCGCCTGAACGTGCTGATTTCCGGTGGTACCGGGTCCGGCAAGACCACCATGCTGAATGCACTGTCGCAGATGATAGATGCGGGGGAGCGCATCGTGACAATCGAGGATGCGGCGGAACTGCAATTGCAGCAGCCTCATGTGGTGCGGCTGGAAACCCGGCCGGCCAATCTGGAGGGGCAGGGCGAGATCACCCAGCGGGAGCTGGTAAAGAATGCCCTGCGGATGCGTCCGGATCGTATCATTCTCGGGGAAATCCGTGCCGGTGAGGCGCTGGATATGCTGCAGGCGATGAACACCGGACATGACGGGTCGATGTGTACGCTGCATGCCAACCGCCCGCGTGAGGCACTGGTCCGGCTGGAGAACATGGTGGCGATGTCCGGCGTGAAACTGCCGAACGAGGCCGTCCGTGCGCAGATCGCGGGGGCGGTGAATCTGATTGTTCAGGTCAGCCGGATGCGCGACGGCAAACGCCGCGTCACCCATGTGACGGAAGTCGTCGGTATGGAGGGTGAGGTGGTAACGACACAGGACCTGTTCACCTTTGAATTCACCGGTGAAGCATCCGACGGCACCCTGACCGGAGAGTTCCGCCCGACCGGGCTGCGTCCGGCCTTTGCCACCCGTGCAGCCTATTTCGGGCTGGAACGATCCCTGATGGAGGTCCTGGCATGA
- a CDS encoding alpha/beta fold hydrolase, with protein sequence MLTRIRVSDGVELQVEDCGTGQPILFIHEFAGDMRQWDYQVRRLSRTHRCISYNARGYPPSDVPEGAEAYSQDIVIADALAILDALGVASAHIVGHSMGAYTALHLGIRHSDRCRSVVAAGVGYGSDPAARKAAEAEMKTVAEMFRTLPMADSAALYGAADMRKTFARKDPAGFQAFVDRMSEHSGLGHALTMENLQMKRPTLQDMRDGLASFRPPLFVIAGDDDDGCLEGSLMIKRTAPNAGLLVLPHCSHMMPTEEPALFTEVITEFIRNVESKS encoded by the coding sequence GTGCTGACACGGATTCGCGTTTCTGACGGCGTTGAACTTCAGGTCGAAGACTGCGGTACGGGCCAGCCCATACTGTTCATCCATGAATTTGCCGGTGACATGCGGCAATGGGACTATCAGGTTCGTCGCCTGTCACGGACCCATCGCTGTATCAGCTACAATGCCCGGGGCTATCCCCCCTCCGATGTACCGGAGGGGGCAGAAGCCTATTCCCAGGACATCGTCATTGCCGATGCCCTCGCCATACTGGATGCACTGGGTGTTGCATCAGCCCATATCGTCGGCCATTCGATGGGGGCCTATACCGCCCTGCATCTGGGTATTCGCCACAGTGATCGCTGCCGGTCGGTTGTTGCCGCCGGTGTCGGTTACGGTTCCGACCCCGCAGCCCGCAAGGCCGCAGAAGCCGAGATGAAGACGGTGGCAGAGATGTTCCGCACCCTGCCAATGGCAGACTCAGCCGCCCTGTATGGCGCTGCGGACATGCGCAAGACCTTTGCCCGCAAGGACCCTGCCGGATTTCAGGCCTTTGTCGACCGGATGTCGGAACATTCCGGGCTTGGCCATGCGCTGACCATGGAAAATCTGCAAATGAAGCGCCCCACCCTGCAGGACATGCGGGACGGGCTGGCCAGCTTCCGGCCGCCGCTGTTCGTGATCGCCGGAGATGATGATGACGGCTGTCTGGAGGGCAGCCTGATGATCAAACGTACCGCTCCGAATGCCGGCCTGCTGGTGCTGCCCCATTGCAGTCACATGATGCCCACGGAAGAGCCGGCACTCTTTACCGAGGTCATCACCGAATTTATCCGGAACGTCGAAAGCAAATCATAA
- a CDS encoding LysR family transcriptional regulator, which produces MNIRFLETFFLLSQNHSFRKVAEIQGTTQPAISARVRSLEEELGVRLYHRDQRNFVLTPEGREVLKTAASILRDYASLRATFQNADDIRGTVRLGVVDAIARTWLPDLIRRLREDYPDLIVEMAVDSTETLRQQVRDGRLSLGVGIQPLDEMDTVNKALCQYDMAWVTSPDLLAGRKSISSQDLADLPLIEYAPGSPPGQLQSAYFVEAAATPHHINVSNSMSTMIQLAVAGLGVAAVPPAAIDRHLLDGLLVEMPVVRPFDPITFYLFYKEIPDSQIVRAVAAQTIASADAFALKHARARLVSDREQLAS; this is translated from the coding sequence ATGAATATCCGGTTCCTCGAAACCTTCTTTCTGCTGTCGCAAAACCACAGCTTCCGGAAAGTGGCAGAGATTCAGGGGACGACCCAGCCAGCGATCTCGGCGCGGGTGCGGTCGCTGGAGGAAGAACTGGGGGTGCGGTTGTACCATCGCGATCAGCGCAATTTTGTGCTGACGCCGGAAGGCCGCGAGGTGCTCAAGACGGCTGCCTCGATCCTGCGTGACTATGCTTCACTGAGGGCGACGTTCCAGAATGCAGATGATATCCGGGGGACCGTGCGTCTCGGAGTGGTCGACGCTATCGCCCGGACCTGGCTGCCGGATCTGATCCGCCGCCTGCGTGAGGATTATCCGGACCTGATCGTGGAAATGGCGGTGGACAGTACCGAGACCCTGCGCCAGCAGGTACGTGATGGCCGTCTGTCCCTGGGCGTTGGCATTCAGCCGCTGGATGAAATGGATACGGTCAACAAGGCTCTCTGCCAGTACGATATGGCCTGGGTCACAAGCCCTGATCTGCTGGCGGGACGTAAAAGCATCAGCAGTCAGGACCTGGCTGATCTGCCCCTGATCGAATATGCGCCGGGATCACCTCCGGGCCAGTTGCAGTCGGCCTATTTTGTCGAAGCGGCTGCAACACCGCATCACATCAACGTCTCGAACTCGATGTCGACGATGATCCAGCTTGCGGTGGCAGGGCTGGGGGTGGCTGCGGTTCCGCCAGCAGCGATTGACCGTCATCTGCTGGATGGACTGCTGGTCGAGATGCCGGTTGTCCGGCCTTTTGATCCGATCACCTTCTATCTGTTCTACAAGGAAATACCGGACAGCCAGATCGTGCGTGCCGTTGCGGCACAGACCATTGCTTCGGCGGATGCCTTTGCCCTGAAACATGCGCGGGCGCGACTTGTATCTGACCGGGAACAGCTTGCCAGTTGA
- the bfr gene encoding bacterioferritin, translating into MKGSKKVISGLNGILRNELTAINQYFLHARMMRNWGYERLAAHEYAESIGEMKHADKLIDRILMLDGLPNLQDLGKLKIGESIPEILESDMGAEVNNQKDLKAAIAVCEEDSDYVSRQILTEILDETEEHIDWLESQQLLLEQTGLQNYLQSQIGGNSEGS; encoded by the coding sequence ATGAAGGGTTCGAAAAAAGTAATCAGCGGACTGAACGGTATTCTCCGTAACGAACTGACGGCCATCAACCAGTACTTCCTGCATGCCCGCATGATGCGGAACTGGGGTTATGAGCGACTGGCCGCCCATGAATATGCCGAGAGCATTGGCGAGATGAAGCATGCGGACAAGCTGATCGACCGCATTCTGATGCTCGACGGCCTGCCGAATCTGCAGGATCTCGGCAAACTGAAAATCGGTGAGTCGATTCCGGAAATCCTGGAAAGCGACATGGGCGCGGAAGTGAACAACCAGAAAGACCTGAAAGCGGCAATCGCCGTCTGTGAAGAAGACAGCGATTACGTTTCCCGCCAGATTCTGACAGAAATCCTCGACGAGACGGAAGAACATATCGACTGGCTGGAATCGCAGCAGCTGTTGCTCGAACAGACCGGCCTTCAGAACTATCTGCAAAGTCAGATTGGCGGCAACAGCGAAGGCAGCTAG